The following proteins come from a genomic window of Pocillopora verrucosa isolate sample1 chromosome 6, ASM3666991v2, whole genome shotgun sequence:
- the LOC131779924 gene encoding uncharacterized protein, with protein sequence MANKLPLNESKTKVLTVTGKRLAPRIQQDALVILGTSQKALANVDCVSLLGLNIDSTLSFNAHADKVCKKLASRIAILRKIRTYLPLPQRIQYYNSIISPVMSYVSAIWSNCDKELLYRVFKLQKRAARVILYAERMAPSVELFNRLKWIPFYEKCKIDKASIMFKRIHGALPSYLNEHIPINNSRHSRTTRYSNFNVLCPRYNRETEGGRTFLVTGTKIWNEIPLRIRMADSIRCFKHNMWTNIFSQQQFLSHFRV encoded by the coding sequence ATGGCGAATAAGCTCCCTCTTAACgaatccaaaaccaaagttcTCACAGTCACAGGGAAGAGGTTGGCGCCCAGGATCCAGCAGGACGCATTAGTTATTTTAGGAACTAGCCAAAAGGCTTTAGCAAATGTCGACTGTGTTTCACTCTTAGGTCTAAATATTGACAGCACGCTCTCTTTCAATGCACACGCTGATAAAGTCTGCAAAAAACTGGCTTCGCGTATTGCCATTTTGCGAAAAATTCGCACGTATTTACCGCTTCCTCAACGCATTCAGTATTACAACTCTATTATTAGTCCGGTTATGAGTTATGTCAGCGCCATCTGGTCTAATTGTGATAAAGAATTGTTATATAGAGTTTTTAAGCTGCAGAAACGCGCTGCTAGAGTCATCCTTTACGCAGAGCGGATGGCTCCATCCGTAGAACTCTTTAATAGACTGAAATGGATTCCTTTTTACGAGAAGTGTAAGATTGACAAAGCGTCGATAATGTTTAAACGAATCCACGGTGCACTACCTAGCTATTTAAACGAGCATATTCCGATCAACAACTCAAGACATTCAAGAACTACGCGCTATTCAAACTTTAATGTACTGTGCCCCAGATATAACAGGGAAACTGAAGGTGGGCGCACTTTTCTCGTCACCGGAACCAAAATTTGGAACGAGATACCACTACGCATACGGATGGCGGACAGCATAAGGTGCTTTAAGCACAATATGTGGACTAATATTTTTTCGCAGCaacaatttttaagtcattttcgtgtatag
- the LOC136281508 gene encoding NLR family CARD domain-containing protein 3-like has protein sequence MAMAISPFASTKETTNYARLCRLLVDVGSQVLRSTFDTIHPPATLHTVLGSTSVHYTTLQSLYKGRKKVLNPTQWGKLYPSHAPVSSAAFDITLLTVLLRNICGLGPPANGWDRLPLATNISISDDIARVKYYRNTVYGHASQASVDDSSFSAYWQEVREALVRLGGAHFRAEIDNLEHDCMDPDIEEHYRELMKQWKKDDDSIKDKLEEIEDSLENMRRNFKDTTDKIEIDMKEMKEKLTALTASAEKSAQEDSLSDLRDTTEKIESEMKEVKETLCSLTTTVEKSRDEGSLEKMIGEMAKMDSELKEVKEKLCTLTASVGESKDEGIFDPTELINGIRQLYKTREGWLSPFPWCEEFHFFLGNIFTRLKVVRRKKTRGEITDVFVDMSSILDPYEECSAPRTVLIEGEPGMGKTTYCKKYAYDWATKKQAPQGCGSTALKLVLLLKCRDIHSDVWEAIDDQLLPLGIDEKVKQQFFQFIRENQSSILFILDGLDELPSGKLSMFSKLIEGRELPRCHIVATARQEAGKEVRKCCDALLLIEGFTEKHVIEFVTKYFKERTDLATKLSQRMSRDKNLTEIAANPLNTALLCLLCEEFEGTLPESRAQLYLDMVECVLRRYRKKKGLLEKIEDLTNHYKPQLNHLGKVALNGLLDDKLDLNESELSNHAKDLTEFGFLSVQPGGSKLRQTLHYAFLHKSFQEFFAAFFICSQIQSKEMKPEELVSDPNYFVKLKQILLFSCGILAMKCDEQVVALVKSLTNEVNKNKGRGAKIVLEAINECKREKSDFHSYLSKSFGTGLNLTNLYLSENRISDAGVTCIAEAIKVNKTLTNLDLCGNGISDAGATCIAEAIKVNKTLTNLYLSRNRISAAGATCIAEAMKVNKTLTNLYLSDNGICDAGATCIAEAIKVNKTLANLDLCGNGISDAGATCIAEAIKMNKTLTNLDLCGNGISDAGATCIAEAIKVNKTLTNLDLCGNGISDAGATCIAEAIKVNKTLTNLYLSRNRISAAGATCIAEAMKVNKTLTNLYLSDNGICDAGATCIAEAMKVNKTLTNLDLCGNGISDAGATCIAEAIKVNKTVTNLDLSENRISDAGARCIAEAMKVNKTLTNLYLSENRISDAGATCIAEAMKVNKTLTNLYLSENRISDAGATCIAEAMKVNKTLTNLYLSENRISDAGATCIAEAIKVNKTLTNLDLSENRISDAGARCIAEAMKVNKTVTNLYLSDNGICDAGATCIAEAMKVNKTLTNLNLSYNRISDAGATCIAEAIKVNKTLTNLDLFRNGISDAGARCIAEAMKVNKTLTNLYLS, from the exons ATGGCTATGGCCATTTCACCATTTGCGTCTACGAAAGAGACTACTAACTATGCAAGGTTATGCCGCCTCCTGGTGGATGTTGGATCTCAGGTGCTTCGGTCCACTTTTGACACAATACATCCACCAGCGACTCTACATACAGTTTTGGGAAGTACCTCAGTGCATTACACCACATTGCAATCATTGTACAAAGGGAGGAAGAAGGTGCTGAATCCCACGCAATGGGGAAAGTTGTACCCTTCTCACGCACCCGTGTCTTCTGCAGCCTTCGATATCACACTTCTAACGGTGCTTCTTAGAAATATCTGTGGTTTGGGCCCTCCTGCCAATGGATGGGATCGTCTTCCCCTAGCTACAAACATAAGCATCTCAGATGACATCGCCAGAGTCAAGTATTACAGGAACACTGTATACGGCCATGCCTCTCAAGCCTCTGTGGATGACAGTAGTTTCAGTGCTTACTGGCAGGAAGTAAGAGAAGCTTTGGTGAGACTGGGAGGAGCTCATTTCAGAGCTGAAATCGACAATCTTGAGCACGACTGCATGGATCCAGATATCGAGGAGCATTATCGTGAACTGATGAAACAATGGAAGAAAGACGACGACAGCATCAAAGACAagcttgaagaaattgaag attCGCTGGAAAACATGAGAAGAAACTTCAAAGACACAACTGACAAGATAGAGATTGATAtgaaagagatgaaagaaaagCTTACTGCTCTGACGGCCTCAGCTGAAAAAAGCGCACAAGAAG ATTCGCTAAGTGACCTCAGAGACACAACTGAGAAGATAGAGAGTGAAATGAAGGAGGTTAAAGAGACGCTTTGTAGCCTGACGACCACAGTGGAGAAAAGCAGAGATGAAG GGTCTCTTGAGAAAATGATAGGCGAAATGGCAAAGATGGACAGCGAACTGAAAGAAGTGAAGGAAAAGCTGTGTACTTTGACAGCCTCAGTGGGAGAAAGCAAGGATGAAG gtatttttgatccaactgagcttatcaatggaattcgccagctatacaagactcgcgagggatggctctcaccatttccatggtgtgaagagtttcatttttttcttggaaatatttttacaaggctcaaagtagtcagaagaaagaaaacgagaggagaaatcactgacgtatttgttgacatgtcgtcaatactagacccgtatgaagagtgttcagcgccgagaacggtgttgattgaaggagaacctggtatgggaaaaaccacctattgtaaaaagtacGCCTACGACTGGGCCACCAAAAAGCAAGCACCTCAGGGCTGCGGCTCAACAGCATTAAAATTGGTATTGTTGCTGAAATGTCGAGATATCCACTCTGACGTTTGGGAAGCCATTGATGATCAGCTGCTGCCCCTAGGCATCGATGAAAAagtcaaacaacaattttttcagtttattcgtgaaaatcagtccagcattttattcatattggatggattggatgagttaCCATCCGGGAAATTGTCGATGTTTTCCAAATTAATCGAAGGAAGAGAACTCCCTAGatgccacatagttgcaacagcaagacaagaagctggaaaagaggtgagaaaatgttgtgaCGCGCTGCTTCTGATCGAAGGATTCACTGAAAAGCACGTGATAGAatttgtcaccaagtactttaaagaGAGGACGGATTTAGCCACCAAGCTCTCGCAACGGATGTCGCGAGATAAAAACCTGACAGAAATAGCGGCCAATCCTCTAAACAcagcacttctttgccttttatgcGAAGAGTTTGAGGGCACACTCCCCGAAAGCagagctcaactgtacttggatatggttgaatgtgttttgagaagatatagaaaaaagaagggacTACTCGAAAAGATCGAAGACCTGACAAACCAttacaaaccgcaattgaatcaccttggaaaggtagcgttgaatggtttacttgacgataagctggatttaaatgaaagtgaattgagTAACCATGCAAAAGACCTGACTGAATTTGGGTTTCTGTCAGTGCAGCCTGGTGGCAGCAAACTGAGACAAACACTACATTATGccttcttacataaaagttttcaagaattctttgcagcattcttcatttgttctcagattcaaagcaaggaaatgaaacctgaagaactagTTTCCGATCCAAATTATTTCGTTAaacttaaacaaatacttttgttttcgtgtggAATTTTGGCCATGAAATGCGATGAACAGGTTGTGGCTCTTGTCaagagtttaacaaatgaagtcaacaaaaataaaggccgtggtgcaaaaattgtattggaggccatcaacgaatgcaaaagagaaaaaagtgattttcactcTTATTTATCGAAGTCGTTTGGAACTGGTTTGAAtctaaccaatttgtatttgtctgagaatcgtattagtgatgcgggtgttacatgtattgctgaggcaatcaaagtgaacaagacgctaaccaatttggatttgtgtggcaatggtattagtgatgcgggtgctacatgtattgctgaggcaatcaaagtgaacaagacgctaaccaatttgtatttgtctagGAAtcgtattagtgctgcgggtgctacatgtattgctgaggcaatgaaagtgaacaagacgctaaccaatttgtatttgtctgaCAATGGTATttgtgatgcgggtgctacatgtattgctgaggcaatcaaagtgaacaagacgctagccaatttggatttgtgtgggaatggtattagtgatgcgggtgctacatgtattgctgaggcaatcaaaatgaacaagacgctaaccaatttggatttgtgtgggaatggtattagtgatgcgggtgctacatgtattgctgaggcaatcaaagtgaacaagacgctaaccaatttggatttgtgtggcaatggtattagtgatgcgggtgctacatgtattgctgaggcaatcaaagtgaacaagacgctaaccaatttgtatttgtctagGAAtcgtattagtgctgcgggtgctacatgtattgctgaggcaatgaaagtgaacaagacgctaaccaatttgtatttgtctgaCAATGGTATttgtgatgcgggtgctacatgtattgctgaggcaatgaaagtgaacaagacgctaaccaatttggatttgtgtgggaatggtattagtgatgcgggtgctacatgtattgctgaggcaatcaaagtgaacaagacggtaaccaatttggatttgtctgagaatcgtattagtgatgcgggtgctagatgtattgctgaggcaatgaaagtgaacaagacgctaaccaatttgtatttgtctgagaatcgtattagtgatgcgggtgctacatgtattgctgaggcaatgaaagtgaacaagacgctaaccaatttgtatttgtctgagaatcgtattagtgatgcgggtgctacatgtattgctgaggcaatgaaagtgaacaagacgctaaccaatttgtatttgtctgagaatcgtattagtgatgcgggtgctacatgtattgctgaggcaatcaaagtgaacaagacgctaaccaatttggatttgtctgagaatcgtattagtgatgcgggtgctagatgtattgctgaggcaatgaaagtgaacaagacggtaaccaatttgtatttgtctgaCAATGGTATttgtgatgcgggtgctacatgtattgctgaggcaatgaaagtgaacaagacgctaaccaatttgaatttgtcttacaatcgtattagtgatgcgggtgctacatgtattgctgaggcaatcaaagtgaacaagacgctaaccaatttggatttgtttaggaatggtattagtgatgcgggtgctagatgtattgctgaggcaatgaaagtgaacaagacgctaaccaatttgtatttgtcttaG